In Toxoplasma gondii ME49 chromosome X, whole genome shotgun sequence, a single genomic region encodes these proteins:
- a CDS encoding hypothetical protein (encoded by transcript TGME49_235730): MAADRLRADGAPADFPRCLSSLPRSRLLSFISAFSLSPSLSRSCSSSSSASPRSRLFSTSFTSPSSSFSSSPSPSFSSSSSPSVSLSGSSPWPRFSSSSVLFSSSPVASRLRSPAFLSSPARPFASSAESPRSSWSFSSRLASLRREARQFWKQKSLQQKVKYSSLLLNTAFIAFMSSRLFEHQRSTDMLFEEELKRRSGEAEDWKCYHTHRLFYSQCRDLPTSLWGRSGVRTPGGGPEALQRVAGDGGSEEKEVSRDAVPVDFLCARLEGELEKCRDSLARHIPDETPAMKEITDITNLPPWLKDRPVYVQFFQAKAKRQRNREEEKADSQSDASPSCPCSL; encoded by the coding sequence ATGGCGGCGGACAGGCTCAGAGCCGACGGCGCTCCTGCCGACTTCCCCcgttgtctttcctctctgcctcgctctcgtcttctctcttttatctctgcgttctctctatctcctTCCTTATCTCGCTcttgctcctcttcgtcgtctgcttctcctcgctctcgtctcttctctacTTCTTTcacttctccgtcttcttccttctcttcttctccgtctccttccttctcttcttcttcgtctccttccgtctctctttctggtTCCTCTCCCTGGCcgcgcttctcgtcttcttcagtgcttttttcttcttcccctgtgGCGTCTCGCCTGCGGTCTCCCGCCTTTCTCAGTTCTCCCGCGCGTCCGTTTGCGTCCTCGGCGGAGTCTCCGCGCTCGTCCTGGAGTTTCTCCTCGCGGCTGGCGTCACTgcggcgagaggcgcgacagttctggaagcagaagagTCTGCAGCAGAAAGTCAAGTACTCTTCCCTGCTTCTGAACACTGCCTTCATCGCGTTCATGAGCAGTCGGCTCTTCGAGCACCAGCGGTCGACGGACATGCTCTTCGAGGAAgaactgaagagaagaagcggggaAGCCGAGGACTGGAAGTGCTACCACACCCACCGTCTCTTCTACAGCCAGTGCCGGGACTTGCCGACCTCGCTCTGGGGAcgctcgggtgtacgtacacctggcgGGGGGCCAGAGGCGCTGCAACGAGTCGCGGGGGatggaggaagcgaggaaaaggaggtCTCTCGCGATGCGGTGCCAGTGGACTTCCTCTGCGCTAGATTGGAGGGAGAGCTGGAAAAATGCCGAGACAGCCTCGCCCGTCACATTCCCGACGAAACGCCCGCCATGAAGGAAATCACAGACATCACCAACCTTCCGCCGTGGCTAAAGGACCGTCCTGTGTATGTACAGTTTTTCCAGGCGAAAGccaagagacagcgaaaccgggaa
- a CDS encoding hypothetical protein (encoded by transcript TGME49_235740), with amino-acid sequence MRRGSPFSVLFPVDASLLQSEGLLLARLIFSQLRSARIERDEGAGGYRKFFLAFCCFFITSSSPTILRVCLSVRVFAKWKEKRESREKNQRLSSPCIRLGYRVVRFSFPRDGRLPSLFFSSCPCLPNLFQDFSGERQRRADSATSSSLLSFQAERFSHLRAVRAFLGCIYTRSFSSVASVFMSWPVRFFLFFRNGKPRLVDEDFRIPGAFPHLVFSRRLPSVSFLPAFLVFLLPLLSSCPVHPGCFLSPFLSCSPVDRHSFLVLSPPFFLFTLLPFRLFSSLCLPCTSLSPSSLFSLLSAPALAAAVVPSPPHSSSVSAASVFRVRRGERASWILLHVLFLFAENGFPRRVRGRKASDAVLAPGLPEDVRDRPELGCGWHSFASCVDLSQACRALCLLGKRCHTKTSNAERRQNTRARRLPQRSQRAQCLLESLSLQIGQCVQRQSFFPTPRAECGQWHFHQRKTHARGVQRSCRLGRRHRLCRLSPQIQSPLSDLRIASSSCAEPELSTLRSSLCPSTRRPEPPSSSLPCIAPRSRSESPRGSSKLGTKSESHASSSHSSSTRETRAYSRSRSREGDERRGRRRSRWSSRQEKKKKAPSRSPSRSSSRSSRSSRRSRKKRSGWTDASSEEKKREELDAQMNEIIANAQSAKAKQDAEKRMQSALDASLQAGALTNPMNSAGLNLTIGRGLSLLNCGTPAAVAQRAAQAAADRLLSPSPLAQAAVLNLLASNPGLAGLVGASQAPTSSGLSVQEKRKLLWGKKSEKESEKEKAGEDSENGKDEKVVDPNRYSLSFRGDEEKKHKFLKLMGFKGEAQQPQPSTAAVTTAGKEALDSAAQQKMNSELEFQYFQGIKRKDGRKTGLGL; translated from the exons ATGCGCCGAggttctccgttttctgttctttttcctgtcgacgcttctctccttcaaaGCGAAGGCCTCCTCCTCGCGAGACTCATCTTCTCCCAACTACGCAGCGCTCGAATCGAGCGCGATGAGGGGGCGGGAGGTTACAGAAAGTTCTTCTTGGCgttctgttgcttcttcaTCACATCGTCTTCGCCAACTATTTTGCGTGTTTGCCTTTCTGTGAGGGTGTTTGCaaagtggaaagaaaaacgagagtcACGGGAAAAAAATCAACGCCTTTCATCCCCTTGCATCCGCCTGGGATATCGCGTggtgcgtttctccttccccagGGACGgtcgtcttccttccctcttcttctcctcctgtccTTGTCTTCCAAATCTTTTTCAAGATTTCTccggagaaagacagaggcgagcCGATTCTGCgacctcttcgtctcttctttcctttcagGCTGAAAGATTTTCGCACCTGCGCGCTGTCCGTGCATTCCTCGGGTGTATATACACTcggtctttttcttctgttgcgTCTGTTTTTATGTCGTGGCCagtgcgtttttttcttttcttcagaaaCGGAAAGCCGCGCTTAGTGGACGAGGATTTTCGAATTCCTGGGGCCTTCCCTCACCTGGTTTTCTCGCGTCGTCTCCCCTCTGTCAGTTTCCTTCCCGCttttcttgtgtttcttctccctcttctttcctcctgcCCCGTGCATCCcggctgtttcctctccccttttctctcttgttctccggTGGACCGCCactccttcctcgttctttcgcctcccttctttctcttcactctcctccccttccgtcttttctcgtctctctgcctcccctgtacttccctgtctccttcgtctctcttctctctcctgtccgcTCCGGCCCTCGCTGCAGCCGTCGTTCCTTCACCGCCTCACAGCTCGAGTGTCTCGGCTGCGTCCGTGTTCCGCGTCCGGCGCGGCGAACGCGCGTCCTGGATTCTCCTCcacgttctctttctcttcgcagaAAATGGCTTTCCTCGTCGAGTTCGAGGACGGAAAGCATCCGACGCAGTGCTGGCGCCTGGCCTCCCGGAAGACGTACGTGATCGGCCGGAACTCGGGTGCGGTTGGCATTCGTTTGCCTCATGCGTCGATCTCTCGCAAGCATGCAgagctctctgtcttctcggaAAAAGATGCCACACAAAGACGTCAAACGCAGAACGCCGACAGAACACCCGCGCGCGAAGACTCCCGCAGAGGTCGCAGAGGgcgcagtgtctcctcgagtcGCTCTCGCTCCAGATCGGGCAGTGCGTCCAGAGACAAAGCTTCTTTCCAACTCCTCGAGCTGAGTGCGGTCAATGGCACTTTCATCaacgaaaaacgcatgcgcgaggCGTACAGAGGAGCTGTCGACTCGGACGTCGCCATCGCCTTTGCAGACTGTCCCCACAGATACAAAGTCCTCTCAG CGATCTGAGGattgcttcctcttcttgtgcCGAGCCTGAGCTCTCCACCTTGAGAagctctctctgtccgtcGACGCGTCGACCAG AGCCACCGTCGTCCTCCCTTCCTTGCATTGCACCAAGGAGCCGGTCGGAGAGTCCACGTGGATCTTCTAAACTCGGAACGAAGTCTGAATCTcatgcttcttcttctcattcttcgtcgactcgagagacgcgcgcgtACAGCCGGTCGCGTTCGCGTGAGGGCGACGAGCGGCGCGGGCGTCGGCGGAGTCGCTGGTCGTCTCgccaggagaaaaagaagaaagctccctcgcgttcgccgtcgcgttcgtcttctcggtcttcaCGGTCCTCTCGGCGGtcgcggaagaagcggagcGGGTGGACAGACGCCtccagcgaggagaagaagcgcgaggagcTGGACGCACAGATGAACGAGATTATCGCGAATGCGCAGAgtgcgaaggcgaagcaggacgcggaaaaacgcatgcagtcggcGCTGGACGCCTCCCTCCAAGCCGGCGCGCTGACGAATCCGATGAACAGTGCGGGACTGAACTTGACGATCGGCAGAGGCTTGTCTCTGCTCAACTGTGGGACGCCTGCCGCTGTCGCGCAGCGTGCAGCGCAGGCCGCTGCAGATCGATTGCTCTCACCCTCGCCACTCGCGCAGGCAGCTGTTTTGAACCTCCTGGCGAGCAATCCTGGCCTCGCCGGCTTGGTTGGGGCCTCCCAGGCGCCCACTTCCTCCGGCCTCTCTgtgcaggagaagcgaaagctGCTTTGGGgcaagaaaagcgagaaagagagtgagaaggagaaggccggggaggacagcgagaacgggaaggacgagaaagtCGTCGACCCCAATCGGTACTCACTCTCTttcagaggagacgaagaaaagaaacacaaatTCCTCAAACTCATGGGATTCAAGGGAGAAGCCCAACAGCCGCAGCCGTCCACCGCCGCCGTCACAACTGCT gGAAAGGAGGCGCTCGACTCGGCTGCGCAGCAGAAAATGAATTCTGAACTCGAGTTTCAGTACTTCCAAGGCATCAAACGCAAGGACGGACGGAAAACGGGCCTCGGCTTATAG